In one Pungitius pungitius chromosome 13, fPunPun2.1, whole genome shotgun sequence genomic region, the following are encoded:
- the ccnj gene encoding cyclin-J isoform X1, producing the protein MELEDQWWKGQLAADIYQALRYKELKLPSYKGQSPQLNLRRYFADLIAIVSNHFRLCPAARHLGVYLLDLFMDRYDVTVQQLHMVSLSCLLLASKFEEREDRVPKLETLNSLGCMTSMNLVLTKQGLLHMELLLLESFQWNLYLPTAAHFIEYYLSIAVHEEDLHDGWPMTCLEKTKLYMAKYADYFLEVSLQDHMLLCFAPSLVSAACVVTSRLVLHLSPSWPPRLQHLTGYTWENLVSCAEKLLIAHDGDVKEANKQKCQPPGQQQQGHAVFHGSGPTVTVAQYLHRSSLQYPQQPPPQPGLAPNHRPASYLSHSAASLQAPSDNAQTLAASQDPKSNRAYQVSMHYTCAAQCFDR; encoded by the exons ATGGAGCTCGAGGACCAATGGTGGAAAGGACAACTCGCTGCAGACATCTACCAGGCGCTCCGATACAAA GAACTTAAGTTGCCATCCTACAAAGGCCAGTCCCCGCAGCTCAACTTGAGGCGATACTTTGCAGACCTCATAGCCATCGTCAGCAACCACTTCAGGCTGTGTCCTGCAGCTAGACACCTGGGCGTCTACCTGCTGGACCTCTTCATGGACCGCTACGATGTCACGGTGCAGCAGCTTCACATGGTCTCACTCTCGTGTCTTCTTTTGGCCA GTAAATTTGAGGAAAGGGAGGACCGGGTGCCCAAGCTGGAGACCCTGAACAGCTTGGGCTGCATGACCTCCATGAACCTGGTCCTGACCAAACAGGGTTTACTTCACATGGAGCTGCTCCTGCTGGAATCCTTCCAGTGGAACTTATACCTCCCCACAGCCGCTCATTTCATAGAATACTACCTGTCTATTGCCGTCCACGAGGAAGACCTCCATGACGGCTGGCCGATGACCTGCCTGGAGAAGACCAAACTATACATGGCCAAGTATGCTGACTACTTCCTGGAGGTTTCCTTGCAAG ATCATATGTTATTGTGCTTCGCCCCCTCTCTGGTGTCCGCTGCGTGCGTGGTCACCTCCCGCCTCGTCCTCCACCTGTCCCCCTCATGGCCACCCCGACTGCAGCACCTCACAGGGTACACATGGGAGAACCTGGTCTCGTGTGCAGAGAAACTACTGAT TGCACACGACGGTGACGTCAAAGAGGCCAACAAGCAGAAGTGCCAGCCGcccggccagcagcagcagggccacgCGGTGTTCCACGGTTCAGGCCCGACAGTCACTGTGGCCCAGTACCTGCACCGCTCCAGCTTGCAGTATCCCCAGCAGCCCCCGCCGCAGCCAGGCCTGGCCCCTAACCACAGGCCCGCCTCCTACCTCAGCCACTCTGCCGCCAGCCTTCAGGCGCCCAGCGACAACGCGCAGACCCTCGCTGCCTCCCAGGATCCAAAGTCCAACAGGGCTTACCAAGTCAGCATGCACTACACATGCGCCGCCCAGTGCTTCGACAGATGA
- the LOC119214377 gene encoding uncharacterized protein LOC119214377: MDSVDICAATSEGDNRRRANERNRDWHKRLNLRRTAIRPRAVQSADKSGPKKIAGEWELGAAGPLSKKPRDTPGFAPPLGGDEAEYAPKDLVRHSGENHRGSPPVFSCRSCAFSTHELSRLQVHLLSHKDTFSSCGVCHDDVQRTWPELSAHLTALHCQDGRFPCQMCPKFSTGDVGVFLEHTYAHHSGPEGDKGPLPHAEGGDEFGPKMAARGLRCQHCGYEASRKWLIAKHVKAVHVCQNGNQRKKNKRDEDEDEEVRSLAMKPNVPVPNVKPRLTRSAVREMCWLTQDCLSLPGREFLDKYCPLSDPQTTLQETQQFLMQSVAGETGDRKWTKALKSVLSSVPDDMNVHPKSQKGVPSDLAVLTVKNKITVAQNGATYAKRLKVMTSSERETSRRVVDRNGRQSNPRTTNPNKSEPPHRVPTRKNGVSRELKLLQEMKNEEPAHEDGMDMSTEPKSTNESEEHTSSHKVAPKNKRRRRRRRASAKRRGKRPSGVALKIVLKKNPVKEKQWVSLSPSGDLPGASCPLVALEETAQVLKNTPLGGARQKERPNASSAGLGVASSPAGRAAMPPGSNNKDDVALRGSPSPHRQAKVAESLSAREAGRSELPAAAGREAETGPEDAVLQTSGGGTECQGFHDEGAAPFSDSTESSAASISVVTTQGKVNSEDVFPVLPAEQEGTGDTGLPAEPRPHLHSDVHGGTSPPSGCQRSPLAKHVERTLKLVAISPSQPVKRPAGDQPVVVLNHPDADTPEVARIMEVIHRYKGEVQKVVLSRRTADALSAEASDPEASSGCASLQERFLLRLKFRRLSRKKYEVVGAGSPGAAAGARVFRCWFCGRIFTCREAWTAHRQRHLTDWEKAKL; this comes from the exons atggattcGGTGGATATTTGTGCAGCAACCTCCGAGGGAGATAACAGACGACGCGCCAACGAGAGGAACCGAGATTGGCACAAACGGCTCAACCTCAGGAGAACTGCCATTCGTCCTCGGGCCGTGCAGAGTGCAGATAAGAGCGGGCCGAAGAAGATAGCGGGGGAGTGGGAGCTGGGCGCGGCGGGGCCCTTGTCGAAGAAGCCCCGTGACACACCGGGGTTTGCGCCCCCCCTCGGCGGGGACGAGGCAGAGTACGCTCCCAAAGACTTGGTGCGACACTCCGGGGAGAACCACAGGGGAAGCCCACCGGTGTTTTCCTGCCGCTCGTGCGCTTTCAGCACGCACGAGCTCTCCCGCCTTCAGGTTCACCTGCTGAGCCACAAGGACACCTTTTCCAGCTGCGGCGTTTGCCACGACGACGTCCAGCGCACGTGGCCGGAGCTCAGCGCGCACCTGACCGCGCTTCACTGCCAAGACGGCAGGTTTCCGTGCCAAATGTGTCCAAAATTCTCCACTGGAGACGTTGGAGTGTTTTTAGAGCACACCTATGCACATCACTCGGGCCCGGAGGGGGATAAGGGTCCGTTGCCGCACGCAGAGGGCGGGGACGAGTTTGGGCCTAAAATGGCCGCCCGGGGGTTGCGTTGTCAGCACTGTGGCTATGAAGCATCCCGGAAATGGCTGATCGCTAAGCACGTCAAAGCTGTCCATGTCTGCCAGAATGGGAATCAgcggaagaaaaacaagagggacgaggatgaggatgaggaggtgcgTTCCCTAGCGATGAAACCAAATGTCCCCGTACCAAACGTGAAGCCCCGGTTGACGAGGAGTGCGGTGAGGGAGATGTGCTGGCTGACGCAGGACTGCCTCTCTCTGCCAGGGCGAGAGTTCCTGGACAAGTACTGTCCTCTGTCGGATCCGCAGACGACCCTTCAGGAGACTCAACAGTTCCTGATGCAATCGGTCGCCGGGGAAACCGGTGACCGGAAATGGACCAAGGCACTGAAGAGCGTTTTGTCGAGCGTCCCCGATGACATGAACGTCCACCCAAAGTCGCAGAAAGGAGTCCCGTCGGACCTAGCCGTGCTGACCGTGAAGAACAAGATAACCGTGGCTCAGAACGGCGCCACGTACGCCAAAAGGTTGAAAGTGATGACTTCGTCCGAGAGGGAAACCTCCCGTCGGGTCGTCGACCGAAATGGCCGTCAGTCAAATCCGAGGACAACCAATCCGAACAAAAGCGAGCCACCGCACCGCGTTCCAACACGGAAAAACGGAGTGAGTCGGGAACTAAAGCTTCTACAGGAAATGAAAAACGAGGAGCCAGCGCACGAAGATGGGATGGACATGTCCACTGAACCCAAGTCGACCAACGAGTCGGAAGAGCACACATCCAGTCACAAAGTTGCACCAAAAAACAAGCGGCGAAGACGGCGAAGAAGGGCAAGCGCTAAACGGCGCGGTAAAAGACCATCAGGAGTCGCCTTAAAGATAGTGTTGAAGAAGAATCCGGTGAAGGAGAAGCAGTGGGTGTCTTTGTCTCCGTCAGGTGACCTTCCTGGAGCGTCATGTCCCCTGGTGGCGCTGGAGGAGACTGCTCAGGTTCTGAAGAACACGCCGCTAGGCGGCGCACGCCAGAAGGAACGGCCCAACGCTTCCTCTGCTGGGCTGGGCGTCGCCTCCAGTCCAGCCGGTCGGGCCGCGATGCCGCCGGGGTCCAACAACAAGGACGACGTCGCGCTCAGAGGCTCACCGTCGCCCCATCGACAAGCAAAAGTGGCCGAAAGTCTCTCGGCTCGGGAGGCCGGCCGCTCAGAATTGCCCGCTGCAGCGGGGCGCGAAGCAGAGACGGGCCCCGAGGACGCGGTGCTCCAGACATCAGGCGGCGGCACCGAGTGCCAGGGGTTCCACGATGAGGGAGCAGCTCCTTTCAGCGACTCCACCgagtcctccgctgcctccataTCGGTCGTCACAACGCAGG GAAAGGTAAACTCTGAAGATGTATTCCCCGTTCTCCCTGCAGAGCAGGAGGGGACTGGAGACACAGGATTGCCCGCCGAGCCCCGCCCACATCTCCATAGCGACGTCCATGGTGGCACCTCGCCGCCCTCCGGTTGCCAGCGGTCACCGCTCGCCAAGCACGTGGAGAGGACCCTGAAGCTGGTCGCCATAAGTCCGTCTCAGCCGGTGAAGCGCCCGGCGGGGGACCAGCCCGTCGTGGTGCTCAACCACCCGGACGCCGACACCCCCGAGGTCGCCCGTATCATGGAGGTCATCCACCGGTACAAAGGGGAGGTGCAGAAGGTCGTGTTGTCGCGGAGAACCGCAGACGCTCTCTCTGCCGAGGCGAGCGACCCCGAGGCCTCCTCGGGCTGTGCCTCCCTGCAGGAGCGGTTCCTGCTGAGGCTGAAATTCCGCAGGTTGAGCAGGAAGAAGTACGAAGTGGTCGGGGCGGGCTCCCCTGGTGCTGCGGCGGGGGCGCGCGTGTTCCGCTGCTGGTTTTGCGGCAGGATCTTCACATGCCGGGAAGCGTGGACGGCCCATCGGCAGCGACATCTGACGGACTGGGAAAAAGCCAAACTGTGA
- the btaf1 gene encoding TATA-binding protein-associated factor 172, with the protein MAVSRLDRLFILLDTGTTPVTRKAAAQQLGEVVKLHPHELNNLVSKVLTYLRSPNWDTRIAAGQAVEAIVKNIPEWDPTPKPKEEPSEGSSPEDSSCDRLSFYHFDISRLLQHGASLLGSAGAEFELQDDKTAEMDPKERLARQRKLLQKKLGLDMGAALGMDTEELFNDEDLDDTCQPSGFRAQGSRGTAGSSSHNHLPIQAADLIDSEFRPGLSSRQKNKAKRMAKLVAKQRSRDTEPNEKSNDSFEGEPEEKRRKTTNVVIDQQATEHKVLVDNIPDNSCLSEEILEWPLESFCEELCNDLFNPSWEIRHGAGTGLREIIKSHGAGGGKLGGSTAQQMLRQHQEWIEDLVIRLLCVFALDRFGDFVSDEVVAPVRETCAQTLGVALRHMNETGVSMTVDVLLKLLKEDQWEVRHGGLLGIKYALAVRQDLISALLPRVLPAITVGLQDLDDDVRAVAAASLIPVVEGLVQLLPNKVPFIVNTLWDSLLDLDDLTASTNSIMTLLSSLLTYPQVRQCSMQQSLTVLVPRVWPFLRHTISSVRRAALETLYTLLSKYDESCAMWINPILQEMLRHIFQSCILESNDEILELIQKVWMELLCQAPQQYVVAASCPWMGAWLCLMMQASHIPIDLNMLLEVKARCKDKAGSKARQGTTIQVKETVQEYIAGAETVTEDPLTRDYVVVRSRLMAAKLLGALCRCICDPQLNAATQEIRPAESLGQLLLFHLNSKSALQRIVVALVLCEWATLQKECRVVSSLVHPRLLAILSEHLYYDEIAIPFTRMQNECKQLIALLAEAQIDLQDRLNCSVFTIDQANELVTTIFTESTVGLNVKSSEFQALDSKRQQAQATVTETNAEWQQLHLRVHMVTACAVINLQTLPEKLNPLVRPLMETVKREENTLIQGHASSFIAKLLQQCAGRSPCPNPKIIKNLCASACIDSAVTPSSACPVPPTQENAKGSVLEKDCIHHMVNKTRGIITLYRHQRAAFAITSKRGPAPKAPKNPTTELPPGSSICTDNDENKKPFLIQRRGAEFSLTTVAKHFGADFTKSLPYLWENTVGPLRTVVTENQQIDRQVQLERGDPAAQELVNSLQVLEVMAGAMAAELKPLLLEHLPHLFTCLQHPYTAVRHMASRCVGVLSKIAMLETMNSFLECVLPWLAAIDDCTKQEGAIEALACVMEQLDVDIVPYIVLLVVPVLGRMSDPSDSIRFMATQCFATLIRLLPLEAGIPDPPAMSADLIRQKARERYFLEQLLDSRKLENYKIPVPIKAELRKYQQDGVNWLSFLNKYKLHGILCDDMGLGKTLQSICILAGDYYLRAQEYAKTKAPDSSPLPSLVVCPPTLTGHWVDEVGKFCHKEYLNPLHYTGPPTERMRLQHQVRKHNLVVASYDVVRNDIDFFRNIKFNYCILDEGHVIKNGKTKLSKAIKQLAANFRIILSGTPIQNNVLELWSLFDFLMPGFLGTERQFAARYGKPILASRDAKSSSREQEAGVLAMEALHRQVLPFLLRRMKEDVLQDLPPKIIQDYYCNLSPLQVQLYEDFAKSRAKASVEDSISNTSAEEEEKPKLKATGHVFQALQYLRKLCNHPSLVLTPQHPEYKRIIEQLAGQSSSLRDLQHAPKLSALKQLLLDCGLGSAGGSEGGTEAVVAQHRVLIFCQLKSMLDIVEHDLLKPKLPSVTYLRLDGSVPAGQRHFIVSRFNNDPSIDVLLLTTHVGGLGLNLTGADTVVFVEHDWNPMRDLQAMDRAHRIGQKRVVNVYRLITRGTLEEKIMGLQKFKMSIANTIISQDNASLQSMGTDQLLNLFSLDKGEKGEQQSSSTSGKSSMKSVLDGLGELWDQQQYDTEYNLDSFMHSLQ; encoded by the exons ATGGCCGTATCAAG ACTCGACCGTTTGTTTATCTTGCTTGATACCGGAACAACACCAGTAACCAGGAAAGCAGCAGCCCAGCAGCTTGGAGAAGTGGTCAAACTCCACCCACATGAACTCAATAACCTCGTATCAAAG GTCTTGACCTACCTAAGGAGTCCCAATTGGGACACTCGAATAGCAGCAGGCCAAGCTGTAGAGGCCATAGTAAAGAATATTCCTGAGTGGGACCCGACCCCCAAGCCTAAAGAAG AGCCGAGTGAAGGCTCGTCTCCTGAGGATTCCTCCTGTGACCGGTTGAGTTTCTACCACTTTGACATCTCCCGTCTTCTCCAACACGGGGCCTCTCTGCTGGGATCCGCGGGGGCCGAGTTTGAGCTGCAGGATGACAAAACTG CTGAGATGGACCCTAAGGAACGTTTGGCCCGCCAGAGAAAGCTCCTCCAGAAGAAGCTGGGTCTGGACATGGGCGCCGCTCTCGGCATGGACACAGAAGAGCTGTTTAACGACGAGGACCTGGACGATACCTGCCAACCCAGTGGGTTCAGAGCCCAAGGAAGCAGAGGCACAGCTGGATCCAGCTCCCACAACCACCTG CCCATTCAGGCTGCTGACTTGATTGACTCAGAGTTCCGGCCAGGCCTGAGCAGCCGTCAGAAGAATAAGGCTAAGAGGATGGCCAAGCTAGTGGCCAAACAAAGATCCAGAGACACGGAGCCCAACGAAAAGAG TAACGACAGCTTTGAGGGGGAGCCCGAAGAGAAGCGAAGGAAAACCACCAATGTTGTCATTGACCAACAGGCAACCGAGCATAAAGTCTTAGTAGACAACATTCCAGACAACTCGTGTCTTTCAGAGGAG atACTTGAGTGGCCTCTGGAGAGCTTCTGTGAGGAGCTCTGCAATGACCTCTTCAATCCATCATGGGAG ATTCGTCATGGTGCAGGCACAGGTCTTAGAGAAATCATCAAGTCCCATGGGGCTGGGGGAGGGAAGTTGGGTGGAAGCACTGCGCAGCAG ATGTTGCGGCAGCATCAAGAGTGGATCGAGGACCTGGTCATCCGGCTGCTCTGCGTTTTCGCTCTGGACCGCTTTGGAGACTTTGTATCTGATGAG GTGGTGGCTCCTGTTAGGGAGACGTGTGCCCAGACACTAGGTGTGGCCCTTCGCCACATGAATGAAACTGGCGTTTCCATGACTGTAGACGTCCTGCTGAAGCTGCTTAAAGAAGACCAGTGGGAGGTCCGTCATGGAGGCCTGCTCGGGATCAAGTATGCCCTGGCTGTCCGACAG GACCTGATATCTGCCCTACTACCCAGAGTACTTCCTGCCATCACTGTAGGACTACAGGACCTAGATGATGACGTCAGGGCCGTGGCCGCTGCATCCCTCATCCCTGTGGTGGAAGGCTTGGTACAGCTACTGCCTAATAAG GTACCCTTTATCGTGAACACGCTATGGGATTCTCTTTTGGACCTGGACGACCTCACTGCTTCCACCAACAGCATCATGACACTGCTGTCCTCACTGCTCACCTACCCGCAGGTCCGCCAGTGCAG CATGCAGCAGTCATTGACTGTCTTGGTCCCTCGGGTTTGGCCGTTCCTGAGACACACCATATCGTCAGTAAGACGGGCGGCGCTGGAAACCCTTTACACGCTGCTCTCCAAATACGACGAG aGCTGTGCTATGTGGATCAACCCCATCCTACAAGAGATGCTGCGACACATCTTCCAGTCCTGCATACTGGAGAGCAACGATGAAATCCTTGAACTGATTCAAAAG GTCTGGATGGAGCTGCTGTGTCAGGCCCCGCAACAGTACGTGGTGGCGGCCAGCTGTCCTTGGATGGGCGCCTGGCTCTGCCTCATGATGCAGGCCTCACACATCCCCATAGACCTCAACATGCTGCTGGAAGTAAAGGCCCGCTGCAAG GATAAGGCTGGTTCAAAGGCACGTCAAGGGACCACCATTCAAGTGAAGGAAACTGTTCAGGAGTACATAGCAGGAGCAGAGACGGTGACTGAAGACCCACTAACGAGGGACTACGTGGTGGTCCGGTCTCGCCTCATGGCTGCCAA ATTGCTGGGTGCTCTGTGTAGGTGTATCTGTGACCCTCAGCTCAATGCTGCAACTCAAGAGATCCGACCAGCTGAGTCTTTGGGCCAGCTGTTACTCTTCCACCTCAACTCTAAGTCCGCCTTGCAGCGCATAGTAGTGGCCCTGGTGCTTTGTGAGTGGGCTACGCTGCAGAAG GAGTGCCGGGTGGTGTCCTCTTTGGTGCATCCTCGCCTTTTGGCCATTTTGTCAGAACATCTGTACTACGATGAGATCGCCATCCCTTTCACACGGATGCAGAACGAGTGCAAGCAGCTCATTGCTCTGCTAGCTGAGGCCCAAATAGACCTGCAAGACCGCCTCAATTGTAGCGTTTTCACTATTGATCAAGCCAATGAACTG GTAACCACCATCTTTACAGAGTCGACGGTGGGTCTCAACGTGAAGTCCAGTGAGTTTCAGGCTCTGGACAGTAAACGGCAGCAGGCCCAAGCAACGGTAACGGAAACCAACGCGGAGTGGCAGCAGCTGCACCTGCGCGTCCACATGGTCACGGCCTGCGCAGTGATAAACCTCCAGACGCTTCCTGAAAAGCTGAACCCGCTAGTCAGGCCTCTGATGGAGACCGTCAAGCGTGAGGAGAACACCCTCATCCAGGGACACGCCTCTTCTTTCATAgccaagctgctgcagcagtgtgCCGGACGCTCGCCGTGCCCCAATCCCAAAATCATCAAAAATCTCTGTGCCTCGGCCTGCATAGACTCTGCTgtcaccccctcctctgcctgccCCGTTCCCCCTACGCAGGAAAATGCAAAAG GCAGTGTGTTAGAGAAAGATTGCATTCATCACATGGTCAACAAAACCCGGGGTATAATCACCCTGTACcgccaccagagggcagcgttTGCTATAACCAGTAAGAGGGGTCCAGCCCCTAAAGCCCCAAAAAACCCAACTACAGAGCTTCCTCCAGGCAGCTCCATCTGCACTGATAACGATGAG AACAAGAAGCCCTTTCTTATTCAGAGGCGGGGAGCGGAGTTCTCTCTGACAACGGTTGCCAAGCACTTTGGCGCAGACTTCACCAAGTCTTTGCCATACCTATGGGAGAATACAGTGGGACCACTGAGGACAGTAgtgactgagaatcaacaaatTG ATAGACAGGTCCAGCTGGAGAGGGGAGACCCTGCAGCTCAGGAACTAGTCAACTCTCTACAAGTGTTGGAAGTTATGGCTGGGGCCATGGCTGCTGAACTCAAACCTTTG cTGCTGGAGCACCTACCCCATCTGTTCACCTGCCTGCAGCATCCGTACACGGCAGTGCGTCACATGGCGTCGCGCTGTGTGGGTGTGCTCAGTAAGATCGCAATGCTGGAGACTATGAACAGCTTCCTGGAGTGTGTCCTCCCCTGGTTGGCAGCTATCGACGACTGCACCAAACAGGAGGGGGCCATTGAGGCACTCGCTT GTGTCATGGAGCAGCTTGACGTGGACATTGTCCCCTACATCGTGCTGCTTGTAGTGCCGGTGCTGGGCCGCATGAGCGACCCCAGCGATAGCATCCGTTTCATGGCCACACAGTGCTTTGCCACTCTCATCCGCCTGTTGCCCCTGGAG GCTGGCATACCCGACCCTCCAGCCATGTCGGCTGATCTGATCCGGCAGAAGGCCAGAGAACGCTACTTCCTGGAGCAACTGCTAGATAGCAGGAAATTGGAGAACTACAAGATCCCTGTTCCAATCAAGGCTGAGCTGAGGAAGTACCAGCAG GACGGAGTGAACTGGCTGTCCTTCCTCAACAAATACAAGCTTCATGGGATCCTGTGTGACGACATGGGCCTTGGCAAGACTCTGCAGTCCATCTGCATTCTGGCAGGAGATTACTACCTCAG GGCACAAGAGTATGCCAAGACTAAGGCCCCAGACAGCAGCCCCCTGCCGTCTCTAGTGGTGTGTCCTCCCACGCTGACTGGCCACTGGGTGGACGAAGTGGGCAAATTCTGCCACAAAGAATACCTCAACCCTCTGCACTACACCGGGCCTCCTACGGAGCGAATGCG gcTGCAGCACCAAGTGAGAAAACACAACCTCGTAGTGGCCTCCTACGACGTTGTACGGAATGACATCGACTTCTTTAG GAATATCAAATTTAATTACTGCATCCTCGATGAGGGTCATGTAATTAAGAACGGGAAAACCAAACTCTCCAAAGCGATTAAGCAGCTGGCTGCCAACTTCCGAATCATCCTGTCAGGAACACCCATTCAG aacaacGTCCTGGAGCTCTGGTCGTTGTTTGACTTCCTCATGCCGGGCTTCCTTGGAACGGAACGGCAGTTTGCCGCACGCTACGGTAAACCGATCCTGGCCAGCCGGGACGCCAAAAGTTCCTCACGGGAACAGGAGGCAG GTGTCCTGGCGATGGAGGCGTTGCATCGACAGGTGCTACCCTTCCTtctgaggaggatgaaggaagaTGTCCTCCAGGACCTTCCTCCTAAAATAATTCAGGACTATTACTGCAACTTGAGTCCTCTACAg gttCAGTTATACGAAGACTTTGCAAAGTCTCGAGCCAAGGCCAGTGTGGAGGACAGCATCTCTAATACCtctgcagaagaggaggagaagcccaAACTCAAGGCCACAGGCCATGTCTTCCAg GCTCTGCAGTACCTGAGGAAGCTGTGTAATCACCCGAGCTTGGTCCTCACCCCGCAGCATCCCGAGTACAAGCGCATCATCGAGCAGCTCGCAGGGCAGAGCTCCAGCCTGCGGGACCTTCAGCATGCGCCCAAACTCTCTGCTCTTAAACAG CTGCTGTTGGACTGCGGCCTCGGCAGCGCTGGAGGGTCTGAGGGGGGAACAGAGGCCGTCGTGGCCCAGCACCGCGTGCTCATTTTCTGTCAGCTGAAGAGTATGCTGGACATTGTGGAACATGACCTCCTGAAACCCAAACTGCCCTCAGTCACCTACCTGAGGCTGGACGGCAGTGTGCCGGCCGGCCAGCGGCACTTCATCGTCTCCAG gtttaacaatGACCCATCCATTGACGTGCTCCTGCTGACCACCCATGTCGGGGGTCTTGGTCTGAACCTCACTGGTGCAGACACCGTTGTGTTTGTGGAACATGACTGGAACCCCATGAGGGACCTTCAGGCCATGGATCGGGCCCATAGGATAGGACAG AAACGCGTAGTGAACGTGTATCGGCTGATCACGCGGGGCACACTGGAGGAGAAGATCATGGGTCTGCAGAAGTTCAAAATGAGCATCGCCAACACAATCATCAGCCAAGATAATGCCAGCCTGCAGAGTATGGGCACGGACCAGCTCCTCAACCTCTTCAGCCTCGACAAG GGCGAGAAGGGTGAGCAGCAGTCGTCGTCGACCTCTGGGAAGTCCTCCATGAAGTCTGTGCTGGACGGCCTCGGGGAGCTGTGGGACCAGCAGCAGTACGACACAGAGTACAACCTGGACAGCTTCATGCACTCGCTGCAGTAG
- the ccnj gene encoding cyclin-J isoform X2, with product MELEDQWWKGQLAADIYQALRYKELKLPSYKGQSPQLNLRRYFADLIAIVSNHFRLCPAARHLGVYLLDLFMDRYDVTVQQLHMVSLSCLLLASKFEEREDRVPKLETLNSLGCMTSMNLVLTKQGLLHMELLLLESFQWNLYLPTAAHFIEYYLSIAVHEEDLHDGWPMTCLEKTKLYMAKYADYFLEVSLQDHMLLCFAPSLVSAACVVTSRLVLHLSPSWPPRLQHLTGAHDGDVKEANKQKCQPPGQQQQGHAVFHGSGPTVTVAQYLHRSSLQYPQQPPPQPGLAPNHRPASYLSHSAASLQAPSDNAQTLAASQDPKSNRAYQVSMHYTCAAQCFDR from the exons ATGGAGCTCGAGGACCAATGGTGGAAAGGACAACTCGCTGCAGACATCTACCAGGCGCTCCGATACAAA GAACTTAAGTTGCCATCCTACAAAGGCCAGTCCCCGCAGCTCAACTTGAGGCGATACTTTGCAGACCTCATAGCCATCGTCAGCAACCACTTCAGGCTGTGTCCTGCAGCTAGACACCTGGGCGTCTACCTGCTGGACCTCTTCATGGACCGCTACGATGTCACGGTGCAGCAGCTTCACATGGTCTCACTCTCGTGTCTTCTTTTGGCCA GTAAATTTGAGGAAAGGGAGGACCGGGTGCCCAAGCTGGAGACCCTGAACAGCTTGGGCTGCATGACCTCCATGAACCTGGTCCTGACCAAACAGGGTTTACTTCACATGGAGCTGCTCCTGCTGGAATCCTTCCAGTGGAACTTATACCTCCCCACAGCCGCTCATTTCATAGAATACTACCTGTCTATTGCCGTCCACGAGGAAGACCTCCATGACGGCTGGCCGATGACCTGCCTGGAGAAGACCAAACTATACATGGCCAAGTATGCTGACTACTTCCTGGAGGTTTCCTTGCAAG ATCATATGTTATTGTGCTTCGCCCCCTCTCTGGTGTCCGCTGCGTGCGTGGTCACCTCCCGCCTCGTCCTCCACCTGTCCCCCTCATGGCCACCCCGACTGCAGCACCTCACAGG TGCACACGACGGTGACGTCAAAGAGGCCAACAAGCAGAAGTGCCAGCCGcccggccagcagcagcagggccacgCGGTGTTCCACGGTTCAGGCCCGACAGTCACTGTGGCCCAGTACCTGCACCGCTCCAGCTTGCAGTATCCCCAGCAGCCCCCGCCGCAGCCAGGCCTGGCCCCTAACCACAGGCCCGCCTCCTACCTCAGCCACTCTGCCGCCAGCCTTCAGGCGCCCAGCGACAACGCGCAGACCCTCGCTGCCTCCCAGGATCCAAAGTCCAACAGGGCTTACCAAGTCAGCATGCACTACACATGCGCCGCCCAGTGCTTCGACAGATGA